Proteins encoded together in one Triticum dicoccoides isolate Atlit2015 ecotype Zavitan chromosome 7B, WEW_v2.0, whole genome shotgun sequence window:
- the LOC119338925 gene encoding non-specific lipid-transfer protein A-like → MTPTRYLAALAAAASLLFMLGGLRGVKAGPADNDCAVAQTAFGDCTGYIAGVEDKLSPRCCRGLADIRDMAPTFDRRRALCACIHKEMLAAGKVLTRRAATLPARCGVRISFLPTTHDFDCYRIPRAD, encoded by the exons ATGACGCCTACCCGCTACCTCGCAGCgctggccgccgccgcctcgctaCTCTTCATGCTCGGCGGCCTGCGCGGCGTCAAAGCGGGGCCGGCAGACAACGACTGCGCCGTCGCACAGACGGCGTTCGGCGACTGCACCGGGTACATCGCCGGCGTGGAGGACAAGCTCTCGCCGCGCTGCTGCAGGGGGCTCGCCGACATCAGGGACATGGCGCCGACCTTTGACCGGCGGCGCGCCCTCTGCGCGTGCATCCACAAGGAGATGCTCGCCGCCGGCAAGGTGCTCACCCGCCGCGCCGCCACGCTGCCCGCCAGGTGCGGCGTCCGTATCTCCTTCCTCCCGACCACCCACGACTTCGACTGCTATCG GATTCCACGAGCTGATTGA
- the LOC119336165 gene encoding very-long-chain 3-oxoacyl-CoA reductase 1-like — protein sequence MAWFASLALLGALHVAALAFPLLSHLALCLRGHKDLRRRYGAWAVVTGPTSGMGRSTALELARRGMNLVLVGRNPAKLRDISSAISKAAPAVQTKTVVLDLSLVSTAQGDEALRRLRQTVEALDVGVLVNNAGVLEPPAAFLHDAGVEAWVDMIRVNLLALTEVTAAVIPGMVERGRGAVVNFGSMSSEALPSLPLYTMYAATKRYVARFSKCLHVEYRSKGIDVQCQAPFFVTGAMASGFSEAKLFAPLTPTPDDYARAAVRWIGHGALCVPNLRHQIAWFIAYVVPDWLLEELLLREHLWQRKELRRMRPLPRAPAGTRDLVSYTCTSGCLS from the exons ATGGCATGGTTCGCCTCACTGGCCCTTCTTGGCGCCCTCCACGTAGCCGCCTTGGCGTTCCCCCTCCTCTCGCACCTGGCCCTCTGCCTGCGCGGGCACAAGGACCTCCGACGCCGCTACGGCGCGTGGGCCGTCGTCACCGGGCCAACATCCGGCATGGGGCGGTCCACGGCCCTGGAGCTCGCGCGCAGGGGGATGAACCTCGTCCTCGTCGGCCGCAACCCGGCCAAGCTGCGGGACATCTCCTCGGCGATATCCAAGGCCGCTCCCGCCGTCCAGACCAAGACCGTCGTGTTGGACCTGTCGCTCGTCTCCACCGCTCAGG GCGACGAGGCGCTGCGGCGGCTACGGCAGACCGTGGAGGCGCTGGACGTAGGCGTGCTGGTGAACAACGCCGGGGTGCTGGAGCCCCCCGCGGCGTTCCTGCATGACGCCGGCGTGGAGGCGTGGGTGGACATGATACGGGTGAACCTGCTGGCGCTGACCGAGGTGACGGCGGCGGTGATTCCGGGCATGGTGGAGCGCGGGAGGGGAGCTGTGGTGAACTTCGGCTCGATGTCATCGGAGGCCCTCCCCTCCTTGCCACTCTACACCATGTACGCCGCCACTAAACG CTACGTTGCTCGGTTCTCCAAGTGCCTTCACGTCGAGTATAGAAGCAAAGGAATCGATGTGCAATGCCAG GCACCGTTCTTCGTGACCGGCGCGATGGCGTCCGGCTTCTCGGAGGCCAAGCTCTTCGCGCCGTTGACGCCGACGCCCGACGACTACGCGCGCGCAGCGGTGCGCTGGATAGGCCACGGCGCGCTTTGCGTGCCCAACTTGCGGCACCAGATCGCGTGGTTCATAGCCTACGTCGTGCCCGACTggctgctcgaggagctcctcctgCGTGAGCACCTGTGGCAGAGGAAGGAGCTACGCAGGATGAGGCCGTTGCCGCGTGCCCCAGCCGGGACTCGAGACCTAGTAAGCTACACATGCACAAGCGGCTGCCTCAGTTGA